The genomic stretch CGTCTGTGGCTTTCCCCTGGAATAGCGAGCAGTTGGCGCAGGTTTGTCCGGCGGCATAGCTCGGGAATTTCGCCCTGTCGACTTTTGACGCATCCTCTTTATAGCCGACGGCCTGCGCCTTCGGATCGGCTTCGCTCAGTGTGTTCGCGGTGTCGGCGAACGCGACGCGGGACAGCATGAGCGATGAGCTCACGCCCA from Paraburkholderia phytofirmans OLGA172 encodes the following:
- a CDS encoding high-potential iron-sulfur protein, coding for MQTSRRHFLMLSVGVSSSLMLSRVAFADTANTLSEADPKAQAVGYKEDASKVDRAKFPSYAAGQTCANCSLFQGKATDAYGGCTLFGDKQVAARGWCSSYSNM